From Calothrix sp. PCC 6303, a single genomic window includes:
- a CDS encoding CobW family GTP-binding protein → MVTAEISNSVPVTVLTGYLGAGKTTLLNRILTHEHGKKIAVIVNEFGEIGIDNQLVIDADEEIFEMNNGCICCTVRGDLIRIIGNLMKRRHKFDHLVIETTGLADPGPVIQTFFVDEDMKEKLELDAVVTVVDAKHISQHWDADEAVEQIAFADVVLLNKTDLVELADLEELEKRIRSMNAIAKIYRTQNAELEMEALLGVKAFDLERALEIEPEFLEHHHDHDHDHDDSVTSVAIVEPGSVDGEKLNTWLSGLLQTKGPDIFRMKGILNIAGESDRFVFQGVHMLFEGKPDRPWKANETPKNELVFIGRNLDAAELKANFLACKN, encoded by the coding sequence ATGGTAACTGCGGAAATTTCTAACAGCGTACCTGTAACTGTTTTGACTGGTTATTTAGGTGCAGGTAAAACCACACTCCTAAATCGGATTCTCACCCACGAACATGGGAAGAAAATCGCTGTAATTGTGAATGAGTTTGGCGAAATCGGTATTGATAATCAATTGGTAATTGATGCTGATGAAGAAATTTTTGAAATGAATAACGGCTGTATTTGCTGTACAGTTCGCGGAGATTTGATCAGAATTATTGGCAATTTGATGAAACGCCGTCACAAATTTGACCACCTAGTCATTGAAACTACTGGACTTGCAGATCCCGGTCCTGTGATCCAAACTTTCTTTGTGGATGAAGACATGAAGGAGAAACTGGAACTAGATGCAGTGGTGACAGTGGTGGATGCAAAGCATATTTCCCAACATTGGGATGCTGATGAAGCAGTGGAACAAATTGCTTTTGCAGATGTGGTGTTGTTGAATAAGACTGATTTGGTGGAATTGGCAGATTTGGAGGAACTAGAAAAACGTATCCGCAGCATGAATGCGATCGCTAAAATCTATCGTACCCAAAATGCTGAACTAGAAATGGAGGCTTTACTGGGTGTGAAGGCTTTTGATTTGGAGCGTGCTTTGGAAATTGAACCGGAATTCTTAGAACACCATCACGATCATGACCACGATCATGATGATAGCGTGACTTCGGTCGCCATTGTGGAACCTGGATCTGTAGATGGGGAAAAACTTAATACCTGGTTATCAGGGTTGTTACAAACCAAAGGTCCCGACATCTTCCGGATGAAGGGTATTTTAAACATAGCCGGAGAGAGCGATCGCTTTGTCTTCCAAGGGGTACATATGCTGTTTGAAGGTAAACCAGATCGTCCCTGGAAAGCCAATGAAACCCCTAAAAATGAACTAGTATTCATTGGACGCAATTTGGATGCAGCTGAACTCAAGGCTAATTTTCTGGCTTGTAAAAATTAG
- a CDS encoding alpha/beta hydrolase, whose product MNTDIGGNICKFSWNWQNQEVSIVYETLGNGSPVLLLPAFSTVSMRSEMAEIAQLLAPHFQVFAVDFPGFGDSSRLPFDYQPALYRQFIEDFITSIFQVPVMVVAAGHSAAYILQLAQKLPNLFSRIALIAPTWRGPLPTMGANVNIADFTKDLICLPLLGQFLYKLNTAPSFLKWMYSRHVYTDMSQLTDEFVQYKWNNTQKPGARFAPAAFVTGKLDAVSSQGEFLELAGGLSIPLMEIIGESSPPKSRLEMDALALLPNVRSQILPGTLGMHEEYSHNVVEAIMPFLRTIS is encoded by the coding sequence ATGAATACAGATATTGGTGGAAATATTTGTAAATTTAGTTGGAATTGGCAAAATCAAGAGGTATCGATTGTCTATGAAACCCTGGGGAATGGTTCCCCAGTTCTCCTATTACCTGCTTTTAGTACGGTTTCCATGCGTTCGGAAATGGCAGAAATTGCCCAATTATTAGCGCCACATTTCCAGGTTTTTGCGGTGGATTTTCCTGGTTTTGGTGATTCTTCCCGTTTACCTTTCGATTATCAACCTGCACTTTACCGTCAATTTATCGAAGATTTCATTACTTCTATTTTCCAAGTTCCAGTAATGGTTGTGGCGGCTGGTCATAGTGCTGCATATATTTTACAATTAGCTCAAAAATTACCCAATTTATTTTCCCGTATTGCCCTAATTGCCCCAACTTGGCGAGGTCCATTACCAACAATGGGAGCAAATGTCAATATTGCGGATTTTACTAAAGATTTAATTTGTTTACCACTTTTAGGTCAATTCCTCTACAAACTAAATACCGCACCATCGTTTTTGAAGTGGATGTATAGTCGTCATGTCTATACTGATATGAGTCAGTTGACAGATGAATTTGTGCAATATAAGTGGAATAATACTCAAAAGCCAGGAGCCAGATTTGCCCCGGCAGCATTTGTGACCGGAAAGTTGGATGCAGTAAGTAGTCAAGGGGAATTTTTGGAACTGGCGGGGGGTTTATCGATACCATTAATGGAGATAATTGGTGAATCATCACCACCAAAATCCCGTTTAGAAATGGATGCACTTGCATTACTGCCTAATGTCCGAAGTCAGATTCTTCCGGGTACCTTGGGAATGCATGAAGAATATTCACATAATGTTGTCGAAGCAATCATGCCGTTCTTGAGAACGATATCATAA
- a CDS encoding WD40 repeat domain-containing protein, producing MAVTTNKEFEQKYLGHLNDYTTAIAWSNQGNILAATSAAGEVVLWNDGEIKNLATASDASVDCAVFSHDGEFLAVGGQNGQVKIWQIQSWEQIELITTLENAPKWVDKMVWNPTKNQLAYNLGQYLQIWDTESQSVIVTLNFENSSVLSIAWRNDGKYLAVGGNQGVKIWDCEDWDAEPYFLNMPTVSLAIAWSPDGKFFASGNMDFTLSVYESSYIPSEDPQPWIMRGFPGKLRQIAWSNLRNSSNVPLLATSSVEGMVVWEKSKDESLGWEATVLTNHVDIIQDISFAPNSLLLASVASDGWLCLWKSAKRVSQVLTGSTGGFSCLAWHPQGKLLAAGGDQGEILIWSKIQRTQGFSKK from the coding sequence ATGGCTGTAACGACTAACAAAGAATTTGAACAAAAATATCTTGGTCATCTTAACGACTATACTACTGCGATCGCCTGGTCAAACCAAGGCAATATTCTCGCTGCAACTTCCGCTGCTGGAGAGGTAGTTTTGTGGAACGATGGAGAAATCAAAAATTTAGCCACAGCTAGCGATGCATCTGTTGATTGTGCAGTTTTTTCCCATGATGGAGAGTTTTTAGCAGTTGGTGGACAAAATGGGCAGGTAAAAATTTGGCAAATTCAAAGCTGGGAACAAATAGAACTGATTACAACCCTAGAAAATGCCCCAAAATGGGTAGATAAGATGGTTTGGAACCCTACAAAGAACCAACTAGCTTATAACTTGGGACAGTATCTGCAAATTTGGGACACCGAAAGCCAAAGCGTAATTGTCACCCTCAACTTTGAGAATTCTTCAGTTTTGAGTATAGCTTGGCGTAATGATGGTAAATATTTAGCAGTTGGTGGCAACCAGGGTGTAAAAATTTGGGATTGTGAAGATTGGGACGCAGAACCTTACTTCCTAAATATGCCTACAGTCAGTTTAGCGATCGCATGGTCGCCAGATGGTAAGTTTTTCGCATCCGGAAATATGGACTTTACCCTCAGCGTCTATGAGTCATCATACATCCCTAGCGAAGACCCACAACCATGGATCATGAGAGGTTTCCCCGGTAAACTTCGTCAAATCGCCTGGTCTAATCTTAGGAATTCTAGTAACGTCCCTCTCCTTGCCACATCCAGCGTAGAAGGGATGGTAGTGTGGGAAAAATCCAAAGATGAGTCGTTAGGTTGGGAAGCAACAGTCTTAACAAACCACGTAGATATTATTCAAGATATTAGCTTTGCCCCCAACAGCTTACTTCTTGCCTCCGTCGCTAGCGATGGTTGGTTATGTTTGTGGAAAAGCGCAAAAAGAGTCTCCCAAGTCCTTACAGGTAGTACTGGAGGTTTCTCTTGCCTTGCTTGGCATCCCCAAGGTAAACTACTAGCCGCAGGTGGCGATCAAGGTGAAATTCTGATTTGGTCAAAAATACAACGTACCCAAGGATTTAGTAAAAAATAA
- the lepA gene encoding translation elongation factor 4: MTDVPADRIRNFCIIAHIDHGKSTLADRLLQVTGTVEQRQMKEQFLDNMDLERERGITIKLQAARMNYKAKDGQEYVLNLIDTPGHVDFSYEVSRSLAACEGALLVVDASQGVEAQTLANVYLALEHNLEIIPVLNKIDLPGAEPDRVAGEIEEIIGLDCSNAILASAKEGIGIDEILETVVEKVPHPKNTIDQPLRALIFDSYYDSYRGVIVYFRVMDGTVKKGDKVYLMASGKEFQIDELGVLSPTQKPVDELHAGEVGYFAAAIKAVTDARVGDTITLVNKKAPTALPGYTEANPMVFCGMFPIDADQFEDLREALDKLKLNDAALHFEPETSSAMGFGFRCGFLGLLHMEIVQERLEREYNLDLIITAPSVVYKVITLKGEELYIDNPSHLPSPNERDRIEEPYVKVEMITPETYVGSLMELSQNRRGIFKDMKYLTQGRTTLTYELPLAEVVTDFFDQMKSRSRGYASMEYNLIGYRENPLVKLDIMINGDPVDSLAMIVHRDKAYNVGRGMAEKLKELIPRHQFKVPIQATIGSKVIASEHIPALRKDVLAKCYGGDISRKKKLLQKQAKGKKRMKAVGTVDVPQEAFMAVLKLEQ, encoded by the coding sequence ATGACTGACGTTCCCGCTGATCGCATTCGTAATTTTTGTATTATTGCTCACATTGACCACGGGAAATCTACTCTAGCCGATCGCTTGCTCCAAGTGACTGGAACTGTAGAGCAACGGCAAATGAAGGAGCAATTTCTCGACAATATGGATTTGGAACGGGAGCGTGGCATTACAATCAAGTTGCAAGCTGCCCGTATGAACTATAAAGCTAAAGACGGGCAAGAATATGTTCTAAATTTAATTGATACTCCAGGACACGTAGACTTTTCCTATGAAGTTTCCCGTAGTCTCGCTGCTTGTGAGGGTGCATTATTAGTTGTAGATGCATCCCAAGGGGTTGAGGCACAAACTTTGGCGAATGTTTATTTAGCCCTAGAACATAATCTGGAAATTATTCCCGTACTCAATAAAATCGATTTACCAGGGGCAGAACCAGATCGAGTAGCTGGGGAAATTGAAGAAATTATTGGCTTAGATTGTAGTAATGCGATCCTTGCCTCAGCAAAAGAAGGTATCGGTATTGATGAGATTCTGGAAACTGTAGTAGAAAAGGTTCCACACCCTAAAAATACAATAGACCAACCTTTGCGAGCGCTCATATTTGATAGCTATTACGATAGCTACCGGGGTGTAATCGTTTACTTCCGAGTTATGGATGGTACGGTTAAAAAAGGTGATAAAGTCTATTTGATGGCATCGGGTAAGGAATTCCAAATAGACGAACTGGGTGTGTTATCACCAACTCAGAAGCCTGTTGATGAACTTCATGCTGGGGAAGTTGGTTATTTCGCTGCTGCAATTAAAGCTGTGACTGATGCGCGGGTTGGAGACACCATCACGTTGGTAAATAAAAAAGCCCCCACAGCTTTACCTGGTTATACCGAAGCCAATCCCATGGTATTTTGTGGGATGTTTCCCATTGATGCGGATCAGTTTGAAGATTTAAGGGAAGCCTTAGATAAACTGAAGCTAAATGACGCAGCACTACATTTTGAACCAGAAACTTCCAGCGCGATGGGTTTTGGTTTCCGTTGCGGGTTCCTAGGTTTGTTGCACATGGAAATCGTGCAAGAGCGCTTGGAACGAGAATATAATCTGGATTTGATTATCACTGCGCCTTCTGTAGTTTACAAGGTGATTACGCTCAAAGGTGAAGAGTTATATATAGATAATCCCAGCCATTTGCCATCTCCTAACGAACGCGATCGCATTGAAGAACCGTACGTTAAAGTTGAGATGATTACCCCGGAAACCTACGTGGGTAGTTTGATGGAGTTATCCCAAAACCGTCGCGGGATTTTCAAAGATATGAAGTATCTCACCCAAGGACGGACAACCTTAACTTATGAGTTGCCCTTAGCTGAAGTTGTCACCGATTTCTTCGATCAAATGAAGTCGCGATCGCGTGGTTATGCCAGCATGGAATATAACTTAATTGGCTATCGGGAAAACCCCCTAGTTAAGTTAGATATCATGATTAATGGCGATCCTGTTGACTCTTTAGCCATGATTGTCCACCGCGATAAGGCTTACAACGTTGGACGTGGAATGGCTGAAAAACTTAAGGAGTTAATCCCCCGTCACCAATTTAAAGTTCCCATCCAAGCCACAATTGGCAGCAAAGTCATAGCTAGCGAACATATTCCTGCCCTCAGGAAAGATGTACTTGCCAAATGCTATGGTGGCGACATTAGTCGAAAAAAGAAACTTTTGCAAAAACAAGCCAAGGGTAAAAAGCGGATGAAGGCTGTAGGTACTGTTGATGTTCCTCAAGAAGCTTTTATGGCTGTATTGAAGCTAGAACAATAA
- a CDS encoding SufE family protein: MSSIIDSLPPSLGKIVQRFQRATDQKRRYEQLIWYGTKLKEFPEAGKVAENKVSGCVSQVFVIATLDDGKVSFQGDSDSQLTKGLVGLLAEGLNGLTPDEITALTPDFIQETGLNVSLTPSRANGFLNIFKMMQKKAWECGNEIIST, from the coding sequence ATGTCCTCAATTATCGATTCTTTACCTCCGTCATTAGGCAAAATAGTTCAGCGCTTTCAACGTGCAACCGATCAAAAGCGACGATATGAACAATTAATTTGGTACGGTACGAAGTTGAAGGAGTTTCCTGAAGCTGGGAAAGTCGCTGAAAATAAGGTTTCTGGGTGTGTATCGCAGGTTTTTGTAATTGCGACTCTTGATGATGGTAAAGTGTCATTCCAAGGAGATTCCGATTCCCAACTTACCAAAGGATTGGTGGGGCTTTTGGCTGAGGGTTTAAATGGGCTGACTCCAGATGAGATTACTGCGCTCACACCAGATTTTATCCAAGAAACAGGTTTAAATGTCAGTTTGACCCCTTCCCGTGCGAATGGTTTTTTAAATATTTTTAAGATGATGCAAAAGAAAGCTTGGGAATGTGGAAACGAGATAATTAGTACCTAG
- a CDS encoding ATP-binding protein, with protein MSIVVNSQLPDVTSHNLESIVTSADGSWLDAGAELVYIQSREGMYLSFNWQKCQCLDLDINQNLAKLNQEELFVPVDKVAYLQRLHRILATLVPERYQCWFRCRQQLMELELVISPVMTSLGHPATTVLVMGRLLQLNSNREDLKTPSSRLLATEPSVRIDKISPVTQETTLTLSRNNHQKLINRITRNIRRTLDLDDIWQQTVTDVGEGLGLERCIIFPYKPGDTDITVIAEYHQVGINSMLGLEINLASEIGFTQALETLKPFIIEHPVHPELHKQKILVAATCHQEQPNGLIVLTLCEERSSLTIDELESIKEVADQLGTAIAHATLYKELSAARQQAEEASRLKSEFLANVSHEIRTPLNGMMGFLKLILDGMVDDEEERNNFIEEAHRSSLHLLNIINDLLDFAKIEAGKMKLECSFVNLNELFTDVGSFISLQTEQRNLSFQLVQPETSDEIMVYGDYQRLKQVMLNLLSNAIKFTHEGGVTISADVVKKKNRFQDQEFPGMVRVRVADTGIGVSLDKQDKLFQSFSQVDGSRTRQYGGTGLGLVISQKLVEAMGGEVHFYSLGEGLGSTVTFTVPLYQQPVLIPGENIQE; from the coding sequence ATGAGCATTGTTGTCAACTCCCAACTGCCGGATGTAACTTCACATAATTTGGAATCAATTGTCACTAGCGCTGATGGCTCATGGTTAGATGCTGGTGCTGAATTGGTATACATACAGAGTCGTGAAGGTATGTACCTAAGCTTTAATTGGCAAAAATGTCAATGTTTGGATTTAGATATTAATCAAAATCTGGCGAAGTTGAATCAGGAAGAATTATTCGTACCAGTTGATAAAGTTGCCTATTTGCAGCGGTTACACCGAATTTTAGCGACTTTGGTACCCGAACGTTACCAGTGTTGGTTTCGATGTCGGCAACAATTGATGGAGTTGGAATTGGTAATTAGCCCAGTTATGACTAGTTTGGGTCATCCAGCTACGACGGTGTTAGTGATGGGACGGTTGTTACAACTTAACAGCAATCGAGAGGATCTTAAAACACCATCATCAAGATTACTAGCTACTGAGCCATCTGTGCGAATTGATAAAATTTCTCCCGTAACCCAGGAAACAACGCTTACACTATCCCGAAATAATCATCAAAAGTTAATTAATAGGATCACCAGAAATATTCGTCGCACCCTGGATTTAGATGATATTTGGCAGCAAACAGTTACTGATGTCGGTGAGGGACTAGGTTTAGAACGTTGCATTATTTTCCCTTATAAACCCGGTGATACAGATATCACTGTCATTGCCGAGTACCATCAAGTGGGGATAAATTCAATGCTGGGTTTAGAAATAAATTTGGCATCAGAAATAGGTTTCACGCAGGCTTTAGAAACCCTCAAGCCTTTTATTATCGAACATCCTGTTCATCCAGAATTACACAAGCAAAAAATATTAGTGGCAGCTACCTGTCATCAGGAGCAACCCAATGGGTTAATAGTATTGACGTTGTGTGAGGAACGTTCCTCCCTAACTATTGACGAATTAGAATCAATCAAGGAAGTAGCGGATCAATTGGGAACAGCGATCGCACATGCTACTTTATATAAGGAACTCTCTGCCGCCCGTCAACAGGCTGAAGAAGCTTCCCGACTCAAAAGCGAATTTTTAGCTAATGTCTCCCACGAAATTCGCACACCACTCAACGGAATGATGGGTTTTCTCAAACTTATTCTCGATGGGATGGTGGATGACGAAGAGGAACGGAATAATTTTATCGAAGAAGCTCACCGCTCTTCCCTACATCTACTAAATATAATTAACGATCTTCTGGATTTTGCGAAAATCGAAGCCGGAAAAATGAAACTCGAATGTAGTTTTGTTAATCTAAATGAACTATTTACTGATGTTGGTAGTTTTATTAGCCTGCAAACTGAACAGAGAAATCTTAGTTTTCAGCTAGTTCAGCCAGAAACCTCCGATGAAATTATGGTGTATGGTGACTACCAACGTCTCAAACAAGTAATGCTGAATCTACTGAGTAACGCAATTAAGTTTACACACGAAGGTGGTGTCACCATTAGTGCAGATGTGGTAAAAAAGAAAAACCGCTTTCAAGACCAAGAATTTCCCGGTATGGTACGGGTACGTGTTGCAGATACCGGAATTGGTGTTTCCCTCGACAAGCAAGATAAATTATTTCAATCATTTTCCCAAGTAGATGGTTCCCGTACCCGACAATATGGTGGTACTGGGTTGGGATTAGTGATTTCCCAAAAACTCGTGGAAGCGATGGGTGGGGAAGTTCATTTCTATAGTTTGGGGGAAGGACTGGGTTCGACGGTGACATTTACAGTACCGTTATATCAGCAGCCAGTGTTAATACCTGGAGAAAATATTCAAGAATAG